A stretch of the Serratia marcescens genome encodes the following:
- the thyA gene encoding thymidylate synthase, producing the protein MKQYLDLMNKVLAEGTPKADRTGTGTLSIFGHQMRFNLQEGFPLVTTKKCHLRSIIHELLWFLNGDTNIAYLRDNKVTIWDEWADENGDLGPVYGKQWRAWGAADGRQIDQLSNVLQQLKQDPDSRRIIVSAWNVGELDQMALAPCHAFFQFYVADGKLSCQLYQRSCDVFLGLPFNIASYALLVHMMAQQCDLEVGDFVWTGGDTHLYSNHMEQTQLQLTREPRPLPKLVIKRKPASLFDYRFEDFEIEGYDPHPAIKAPVAI; encoded by the coding sequence ATGAAACAGTATCTGGATTTGATGAATAAGGTGCTCGCCGAGGGCACCCCTAAAGCCGACCGTACCGGCACTGGCACGTTGTCGATTTTCGGCCACCAGATGCGTTTCAACTTGCAGGAAGGTTTCCCGTTGGTGACGACCAAGAAATGTCATCTGCGTTCGATCATTCATGAGCTGTTATGGTTCCTGAACGGCGATACCAACATCGCCTACCTGCGTGACAACAAGGTCACCATTTGGGACGAGTGGGCCGATGAAAACGGCGATCTCGGCCCGGTGTACGGCAAACAGTGGCGCGCCTGGGGCGCAGCGGACGGCCGTCAGATCGATCAGTTGAGCAACGTGCTCCAACAGCTGAAGCAAGATCCGGATTCGCGCCGCATCATCGTTTCCGCCTGGAACGTCGGCGAGCTGGATCAGATGGCGCTGGCGCCGTGCCACGCGTTCTTCCAGTTCTACGTAGCGGACGGCAAGCTCTCTTGCCAGCTGTACCAGCGTTCCTGCGACGTCTTCCTCGGCCTGCCGTTCAACATCGCCAGCTACGCGCTGTTGGTGCACATGATGGCGCAGCAGTGCGATCTGGAAGTGGGCGATTTCGTCTGGACCGGGGGCGATACCCACCTGTATAGCAACCACATGGAACAGACTCAGTTGCAGTTGACGCGTGAACCGCGTCCGTTGCCGAAGCTGGTGATCAAACGCAAACCGGCTTCGCTGTTTGATTACCGTTTCGAAGACTTCGAGATCGAAGGTTACGATCCGCATCCGGCCATCAAGGCGCCGGTCGCGATCTGA
- a CDS encoding prepilin peptidase-dependent protein: MLTCERGFTLPEVMLALVFGSVIALGAAKTYPLLRQQSVAVGQHFRLESTLRQLAFGIEKDLRRAGFCAGQCAGRPLLIGQASGEAAGSCVIVAYDIARSGQWLTSGEDAGYFGYRLRNGGVEGQRGVSQCDGGGWERLLDHGEVRIERFHVAIAWGDHGAALARLTLVGRSASDTRIMRSLNGSVEMAALP; encoded by the coding sequence ATGCTGACTTGCGAACGCGGTTTTACCTTGCCGGAGGTGATGTTGGCACTGGTATTCGGCAGCGTGATCGCGCTCGGCGCGGCGAAAACTTACCCGCTGTTACGCCAGCAAAGCGTGGCCGTCGGCCAGCACTTTCGGCTGGAGTCAACGTTGCGGCAGTTGGCGTTCGGCATTGAGAAAGATCTGCGCCGCGCCGGTTTTTGCGCCGGGCAGTGCGCCGGCCGGCCGCTACTGATCGGCCAGGCATCGGGAGAGGCGGCGGGCAGTTGCGTTATCGTCGCCTACGACATCGCTCGCAGCGGGCAATGGCTCACTTCGGGCGAGGATGCGGGCTATTTCGGTTATCGGCTGCGCAATGGCGGCGTGGAAGGGCAGCGCGGCGTGAGCCAATGCGATGGCGGTGGCTGGGAGCGGCTACTCGATCATGGCGAAGTGCGCATTGAGCGTTTTCATGTGGCGATAGCGTGGGGCGATCACGGCGCGGCCTTGGCTCGCCTGACGCTGGTGGGGCGCTCCGCCAGCGATACGCGTATCATGCGCAGCCTGAACGGGAGCGTCGAAATGGCGGCGCTGCCATGA
- the ptsP gene encoding phosphoenolpyruvate--protein phosphotransferase, whose amino-acid sequence MLTRLREIVEKVAAAASLTDALDLLVNETCLAMDTEVCSIYLADNDRRCYYLMATRGLKKPRGRTIALAFDEGVVGLVGRRAEPINLADAQSHPSFKYVPQVKEDRFRSFLGVPIIHRRQLLGVLVVQQRELRQFDESEESFMVTLATQMAGILSQSQLNAIFGQYRQTRVRALAASPGVAVAEGWQDSSQPSLDQVYRASTLDTASERERLTLALEEAGAEFRRFSKRFAASSQKESAAIFDLYSHLLNDARLKRELFAEIDNGSVAEWAVKQVIEAFAEQFAKLQDTYMRERGSDLRALGQRLLFHLDDTTQGATQWPARFVLVADELTATLLAEVPQDRLVGVVVRDGAANSHAAILVRAMGVPTVMGADIQPALLSQRLLIVDGYRGELLVDPEPVLVQEYQRLISEELELSKLAEDDVEQPAQLKSGERIQVMLNAGLSPEHEQLLGGRVDGVGLYRTEIPFMLQSGFPSEEEQVAQYQGMLQLYPSKPVTLRTLDIGADKQLPYMPISEENPCLGWRGIRITLDQPEIFLIQVRAMLRANAGTGNLGILLPMITSLEEVDEAKRLIDRAGREVEEVLGYAIPKPKIGVMLEVPSMIFLIPHLAGRVDFISVGTNDLTQYLLAVDRNNTRVASLYDSLHPAMLQVLKLIAEQGKTAGLQLSLCGELAGDPMGALLLVGMGYRNLSMNGRSVARIKYLLRHIDLADAEMLAQRVLNTQMTTEVRHLVAAFMERRGMGGLIRGGR is encoded by the coding sequence ATGCTCACGCGCTTGCGAGAAATTGTAGAGAAGGTGGCCGCGGCGGCCAGTCTGACGGATGCGCTGGATCTGCTGGTCAATGAAACCTGTCTGGCGATGGACACCGAAGTGTGTTCCATCTACCTGGCGGACAACGACCGCCGCTGTTACTACCTGATGGCCACGCGCGGGCTGAAAAAGCCGCGCGGGCGCACTATCGCATTGGCGTTTGACGAGGGCGTCGTCGGGTTGGTCGGCCGCCGGGCCGAGCCTATCAACCTGGCCGATGCCCAAAGCCACCCCAGTTTCAAATACGTTCCGCAGGTGAAAGAGGATCGTTTCCGATCCTTCCTCGGGGTGCCAATCATTCATCGGCGCCAGCTGCTGGGCGTGCTGGTGGTGCAGCAGCGCGAGCTGCGCCAGTTTGACGAAAGCGAAGAGTCTTTCATGGTCACCCTGGCTACGCAGATGGCCGGGATCCTTTCACAGTCGCAGCTTAATGCCATTTTCGGCCAGTATCGCCAAACGCGCGTGCGCGCGCTGGCGGCCTCGCCCGGCGTGGCGGTGGCGGAAGGGTGGCAGGACAGCAGCCAGCCTTCGCTCGATCAGGTGTACCGCGCGTCGACGCTGGACACCGCCAGCGAGCGCGAGCGCCTGACGCTGGCGCTGGAAGAGGCCGGCGCGGAATTTCGTCGCTTCAGCAAGCGTTTTGCCGCCAGTTCGCAAAAAGAGAGCGCGGCGATTTTCGATCTTTATTCTCACCTGTTAAACGACGCCCGTCTCAAGCGTGAACTGTTCGCCGAAATCGACAACGGTTCGGTGGCGGAGTGGGCGGTGAAACAGGTGATAGAAGCCTTTGCCGAGCAGTTCGCCAAACTGCAGGACACCTACATGCGCGAGCGCGGCAGCGACCTGCGCGCGCTGGGCCAGCGTCTGCTGTTCCACCTCGACGACACCACCCAGGGCGCCACCCAGTGGCCGGCGCGTTTTGTGCTGGTGGCGGATGAACTGACCGCGACATTGCTGGCCGAAGTGCCGCAGGACCGCCTGGTCGGCGTGGTGGTGCGCGACGGCGCCGCCAACTCGCATGCGGCGATTTTGGTGCGGGCGATGGGGGTGCCGACGGTAATGGGCGCCGACATCCAGCCTGCTCTGCTCAGCCAGCGGCTGCTGATCGTCGACGGTTATCGCGGTGAACTGCTGGTCGATCCTGAGCCGGTACTGGTGCAGGAATATCAACGGCTGATCAGCGAAGAGCTGGAGCTGAGCAAGCTGGCGGAAGACGACGTCGAACAGCCGGCGCAGTTGAAAAGCGGCGAACGCATTCAGGTGATGCTGAATGCCGGCCTCAGCCCGGAACATGAACAGCTGTTGGGCGGCCGGGTGGATGGCGTGGGGCTATACCGCACCGAAATCCCCTTTATGTTGCAAAGCGGCTTCCCTTCCGAAGAGGAGCAGGTCGCGCAGTACCAGGGCATGCTGCAGCTTTACCCGAGCAAGCCGGTCACGCTGCGCACCCTGGACATCGGTGCCGACAAGCAGCTGCCCTATATGCCGATCAGCGAAGAGAACCCTTGCCTGGGCTGGCGCGGCATCCGCATTACCCTGGATCAGCCGGAGATCTTTTTGATTCAGGTGCGTGCGATGCTGCGCGCCAACGCTGGCACCGGCAACCTGGGCATTCTGCTGCCGATGATCACCAGTCTGGAAGAGGTCGACGAGGCCAAACGCCTGATTGACCGCGCCGGGCGCGAGGTGGAAGAAGTGCTCGGCTACGCGATCCCGAAACCGAAAATCGGCGTGATGCTGGAAGTGCCGTCGATGATTTTCCTGATCCCGCATCTGGCCGGGCGCGTTGATTTCATCTCGGTCGGTACCAACGACTTGACCCAGTACCTGCTGGCGGTGGATCGCAACAACACCCGGGTCGCCTCGCTGTATGACAGTTTGCATCCCGCGATGCTGCAGGTGCTGAAACTGATCGCCGAGCAGGGGAAAACGGCCGGGCTGCAGCTTAGCCTGTGCGGTGAACTGGCCGGCGATCCTATGGGCGCGTTGTTGCTGGTGGGCATGGGTTATCGCAACTTGAGCATGAACGGCCGCAGCGTGGCGCGTATCAAATACCTGCTGCGGCATATCGACCTTGCCGACGCCGAAATGTTGGCGCAGCGGGTGTTGAACACCCAGATGACCACGGAAGTGCGCCATTTGGTGGCGGCGTTTATGGAGCGACGCGGCATGGGCGGATTGATTCGCGGCGGCCGATAA
- the recC gene encoding exodeoxyribonuclease V subunit gamma, with protein sequence MFTVYHSNQLDLLKTLTSALIARDPLADPFQPEVVLVQSPGMAQWLQMQLAEQFGIAANVAFPLPATFIWDMFTRVLPDIPKESAFSKDAMTWKLMWLLPEMLTQPAFAPLQHYLTDDGDKRKIHQLAGRVADLFDQYLVYRPQWLESWQRGERIDGLAEAQQWQAPLWARLVEYTRELGQPEWHRANLYSRFIHALEQAKTCPPGLPPRVFICGISALPPVYLEALQALGRHIDIHLMFTNPCRYYWGDIQDYAFLARLQSRKRRHYHQAREQGLFREPDEAARLFDAEGQQQLSNPLLASWGKLGRDHLYLLSQMEGAQEVDAFVDIPADTMLHAVQRDMLELEDHAVIGITAETLETSFSKRPLDENDRSLSLHACHSPQREVEVLHDQLLSMLAQDPSLTPRDIIVMVADIDSYTPYIQAVFGNAPAERYLPFAISDRKARQAHPALQAFISLLDLPQSRFTSEQVLALLEVPALAARFAIGEEGLRLLRHWVGESGVRWGLDDDNVRELDLPATGQHTWRFGITRMLLGYAMDSSAGDWQGILPYDESSGLVAELAGQLADLLAQLSHWRQILSEARPLEAWLPLCRQLLDAFFAADSDTEVVLALIEQQWQQAINFGLAARYPDEVPLTILRDDLAARLDQERISQRFLAGQINFCTLMPMRSIPFKVVCLLGMNDGVYPRTLPPLGFDLMAQQVKRGDRSRRDDDRYLFLEAILSAQQRLYISFIGRSIQDNSPRYPSVLVTELLEYLEQSYCLPGDEELSADDSARRVGEHLLKWHARMPFAAENFLPGSEAQSYAAEWLPAADGRGAAHPAFNQPLPAEALQQISLDELLRFYRHPIRAFFQLRLGVSFILEETELPDEEPFTLDNLSRYQFNSQLLNTLIDGDDPERLFQRVRAAGGLPYGAFGEIYWQKQQEEMSELAEQVRAERAESHSLELDIDIAGVRLSGWLHQVQDDGLLRWRPATLSAVDGILLWLEHLVYCCAGGTGESRMYGRKNSAWRFAALAPEEAQAQLAELLAGYQRGLSQPLLLLNKSGWAWLSQCYLPETQQIDWEEDAQIKARAKLLQAWQGDQRIPGEGEDPYVQRVFRQMDNEYLAQILAETERYLLPVARHNLG encoded by the coding sequence ATGTTCACGGTTTATCATTCCAATCAGCTGGATTTGTTGAAAACGCTGACCAGCGCGCTGATAGCCAGAGATCCGTTGGCCGATCCTTTTCAACCGGAAGTGGTGCTGGTGCAAAGCCCCGGCATGGCGCAATGGCTGCAGATGCAGCTGGCGGAGCAGTTCGGCATCGCCGCCAATGTCGCGTTTCCGCTGCCGGCGACCTTTATTTGGGACATGTTCACCCGGGTGTTGCCGGATATCCCGAAAGAGAGCGCCTTCAGCAAGGACGCCATGACCTGGAAGCTGATGTGGTTGCTGCCGGAGATGCTGACCCAGCCGGCGTTTGCGCCGCTGCAGCACTATCTGACTGATGACGGCGACAAGCGCAAGATTCACCAGTTGGCCGGCCGGGTCGCCGACCTGTTCGACCAGTATTTGGTTTATCGCCCGCAGTGGCTGGAGAGCTGGCAGCGCGGTGAGCGTATCGACGGTCTGGCGGAGGCTCAGCAATGGCAGGCGCCGCTTTGGGCGCGATTGGTGGAGTACACGCGCGAACTGGGGCAGCCGGAATGGCACCGCGCCAATCTGTACAGCCGCTTTATCCACGCGCTGGAGCAGGCAAAAACGTGCCCGCCCGGTTTGCCGCCGCGGGTGTTTATCTGCGGCATCTCGGCGTTGCCGCCGGTCTATTTGGAGGCGCTGCAGGCGTTGGGGCGGCATATCGATATCCACCTGATGTTCACCAACCCCTGTCGTTATTACTGGGGCGACATTCAGGATTACGCTTTCCTGGCCCGCTTGCAGAGCCGCAAACGCCGTCACTACCACCAGGCTCGTGAGCAGGGGCTGTTCCGCGAGCCGGATGAAGCGGCGCGCCTGTTTGACGCCGAAGGGCAGCAGCAGCTCAGCAACCCGCTGCTGGCCTCCTGGGGCAAGCTGGGGCGCGATCACCTCTATCTGCTGTCGCAGATGGAAGGGGCGCAAGAGGTCGACGCCTTTGTCGATATCCCGGCTGATACCATGCTGCACGCCGTTCAGCGCGATATGCTGGAGCTGGAAGACCATGCGGTAATCGGTATTACCGCGGAAACGCTGGAAACCAGCTTCAGCAAACGTCCGCTTGATGAGAACGACCGCTCCCTCAGCCTGCATGCCTGCCACAGCCCGCAGCGGGAAGTGGAGGTTTTGCACGATCAACTGCTGAGCATGCTGGCGCAGGATCCGTCGTTGACGCCGCGCGACATCATCGTGATGGTGGCGGATATCGACAGCTACACGCCTTACATTCAGGCGGTGTTCGGCAATGCCCCCGCCGAGCGCTACCTGCCGTTCGCCATTTCAGACCGTAAAGCGCGCCAGGCGCATCCGGCGCTGCAGGCGTTCATTTCACTGCTCGATCTGCCGCAAAGCCGCTTTACTTCGGAACAGGTGCTGGCGCTGCTGGAGGTGCCGGCCCTGGCCGCCCGTTTCGCCATTGGCGAAGAGGGGCTGCGCCTGCTGCGTCATTGGGTCGGTGAATCCGGCGTGCGCTGGGGCCTGGACGACGATAACGTGCGCGAACTGGATCTGCCCGCCACCGGCCAGCATACCTGGCGCTTCGGCATTACGCGCATGCTGCTCGGCTACGCGATGGACAGCAGTGCCGGCGATTGGCAGGGCATTTTACCTTATGACGAATCGAGCGGATTGGTCGCCGAGTTGGCGGGGCAGTTGGCGGATCTGCTGGCGCAGCTCAGTCACTGGCGGCAAATCTTGAGCGAAGCGCGCCCGCTCGAGGCGTGGCTGCCGCTGTGCCGGCAACTGCTGGATGCCTTCTTCGCTGCGGACAGCGACACCGAAGTCGTGCTGGCGCTGATCGAACAGCAGTGGCAACAGGCCATCAATTTTGGCCTGGCGGCGCGCTATCCTGATGAGGTGCCGTTGACCATTCTGCGTGACGATCTGGCGGCGCGCCTCGATCAGGAGCGCATCAGTCAGCGCTTCCTCGCCGGGCAAATCAACTTCTGTACGCTGATGCCGATGCGTTCCATTCCGTTCAAGGTAGTGTGCCTGCTGGGCATGAACGACGGCGTGTATCCGCGCACGCTGCCGCCGCTGGGTTTCGATCTGATGGCGCAGCAGGTCAAACGCGGCGACCGTAGCCGTCGCGATGACGACCGCTATCTGTTCCTGGAAGCGATTTTGTCCGCTCAGCAGCGGCTGTATATCAGCTTCATCGGCCGTTCCATTCAGGACAACAGCCCGCGCTACCCTTCGGTGCTGGTTACCGAGCTGCTGGAGTACCTGGAGCAAAGCTATTGTCTGCCGGGAGATGAGGAACTCAGTGCAGACGACAGCGCTCGGCGGGTTGGTGAGCACTTGCTGAAGTGGCACGCGCGCATGCCGTTCGCCGCCGAGAATTTCTTGCCGGGCTCGGAGGCGCAAAGCTATGCCGCCGAGTGGCTGCCCGCCGCCGATGGGCGCGGTGCGGCGCATCCGGCGTTCAACCAGCCGCTGCCTGCCGAAGCGCTGCAGCAAATATCGTTGGATGAGCTGCTGCGGTTTTACCGCCATCCGATCCGTGCGTTTTTCCAACTGCGGCTGGGCGTCAGTTTTATCCTGGAAGAGACCGAGCTGCCGGACGAAGAACCCTTCACGCTGGATAACCTCAGCCGCTACCAGTTCAACAGCCAACTGCTGAATACGCTGATCGACGGCGACGATCCCGAACGGCTGTTCCAGCGGGTGCGCGCCGCCGGCGGCTTGCCCTATGGCGCCTTCGGCGAAATCTATTGGCAAAAGCAGCAGGAAGAGATGAGCGAACTGGCCGAGCAGGTGCGTGCAGAGCGCGCAGAGAGCCATAGCCTGGAGCTGGATATCGATATCGCCGGCGTGCGCCTCAGCGGCTGGCTGCATCAGGTGCAGGATGACGGCCTGCTGCGCTGGCGGCCCGCTACGCTGTCGGCGGTGGACGGCATATTGCTGTGGCTGGAGCACCTGGTGTACTGCTGCGCCGGCGGCACCGGCGAGAGCCGCATGTATGGCCGCAAGAACTCCGCCTGGCGCTTTGCCGCGCTGGCGCCAGAAGAGGCACAGGCGCAGCTGGCGGAACTGCTGGCGGGCTATCAGCGTGGTCTGAGTCAGCCGCTGCTGTTGCTGAACAAGAGCGGCTGGGCGTGGCTAAGTCAGTGTTATCTGCCGGAAACGCAGCAAATCGACTGGGAGGAAGACGCGCAAATTAAGGCACGCGCCAAATTGCTGCAGGCCTGGCAGGGCGATCAGCGCATTCCCGGAGAAGGGGAAGATCCCTACGTGCAGCGAGTGTTCCGCCAAATGGATAATGAATACTTAGCGCAAATACTGGCCGAAACAGAGCGTTATCTGCTGCCGGTGGCGCGGCATAACCTGGGGTAA
- a CDS encoding YgdB family protein, which translates to MNRQTQRGGSALAAVMLLLALGLMLLNAQHRQLDNALLLAADQQRYLQAYNQAASALSWGMSQRWPRAELSAAAWLCRQRAELTACARLSARAGVVTVRGLGEMRSGEPLWLYQWGTFNGAEAAGKVQAQPGGRLDFCPEKRLADCDG; encoded by the coding sequence ATGAACCGGCAAACCCAGCGAGGCGGTAGCGCTCTGGCGGCGGTGATGTTGCTGTTGGCGCTGGGGCTGATGTTGCTTAACGCTCAGCATCGGCAGTTGGATAACGCGCTGTTACTGGCTGCCGATCAGCAGCGTTACCTTCAGGCTTACAATCAGGCCGCTTCGGCGCTGAGTTGGGGCATGAGCCAGCGCTGGCCACGTGCCGAGCTGAGCGCGGCGGCCTGGTTATGCAGGCAGCGCGCGGAGCTGACGGCCTGCGCTCGGCTGTCTGCCAGAGCCGGCGTTGTGACGGTACGCGGCCTTGGCGAGATGCGCAGCGGTGAACCCCTATGGTTGTATCAATGGGGCACTTTTAACGGCGCGGAGGCCGCTGGCAAGGTGCAAGCACAGCCGGGCGGTCGGCTGGATTTTTGCCCAGAGAAAAGGCTGGCCGACTGTGACGGCTAA
- the mutH gene encoding DNA mismatch repair endonuclease MutH has translation MAFLSSLPPPPENERQLFERAQALAGASFGELAARAQLPIPKDLKRDKGWVGMLLERYLGAMAGSKPEQDFPELGIELKTIPVDAAGKPLETTFVCVAPLTGNSGVTWASSHVRHKLARVLWIPVEGERQIPLAERRVGSPLLWSPSTAEEEMLRRDWEELMDLIVLGHVERITARHGEVLQLRPKAANSKALTEAIGEQGQPIMTLPRGFYLKKSFTGALLARHFSI, from the coding sequence ATGGCGTTTTTATCCTCTTTGCCGCCTCCGCCGGAAAATGAACGGCAGCTGTTCGAACGCGCTCAGGCGCTGGCAGGCGCCAGCTTTGGCGAGCTGGCCGCCCGCGCGCAGTTGCCGATCCCCAAAGATCTGAAGCGTGATAAAGGTTGGGTGGGCATGCTGCTGGAACGGTATCTCGGCGCCATGGCCGGCAGCAAACCGGAGCAGGACTTTCCCGAACTGGGCATCGAGCTGAAAACCATTCCTGTCGACGCCGCCGGTAAACCGCTGGAAACCACTTTTGTCTGCGTTGCTCCTCTCACCGGCAACAGCGGCGTCACCTGGGCCAGCAGCCACGTTCGCCACAAGCTGGCGCGCGTCTTGTGGATACCGGTAGAAGGCGAACGGCAGATCCCGCTGGCCGAACGCCGCGTCGGTTCGCCGCTGCTGTGGAGCCCGAGCACTGCAGAAGAAGAGATGTTGCGCCGCGATTGGGAAGAGTTGATGGATCTGATCGTGCTCGGCCACGTAGAGCGCATCACCGCACGCCATGGCGAAGTACTGCAGCTGCGCCCCAAAGCGGCCAACAGCAAGGCGCTCACCGAAGCCATCGGCGAACAGGGGCAACCTATCATGACGTTACCGCGCGGTTTCTATCTGAAAAAGAGTTTTACCGGTGCGCTGCTGGCAAGACATTTCTCAATCTAA
- the rppH gene encoding RNA pyrophosphohydrolase: MIDDDGYRPNVGIVICNRQGQVLWARRYGQHSWQFPQGGINPGETAEQAMYRELFEEVGLSKKDVRILASTRNWLRYKLPKRLVRWDTKPVCIGQKQKWFLLQLLCNDADINMQRSSTPEFDGWRWVSFWYPVRQVVSFKRDVYRRVMKEFAVTVMPMQEQAAPRQAPAYRRKRG; this comes from the coding sequence GTGATCGATGATGATGGCTACCGCCCGAATGTTGGTATCGTAATCTGTAATCGTCAGGGGCAGGTCTTATGGGCCCGCCGTTACGGTCAGCACTCCTGGCAGTTTCCCCAAGGTGGGATTAACCCTGGCGAAACTGCGGAGCAGGCGATGTACCGTGAGCTGTTCGAAGAAGTGGGGCTGAGTAAAAAGGATGTGCGCATCCTGGCTTCGACCCGCAACTGGTTGCGCTATAAATTGCCGAAACGTTTGGTGCGTTGGGACACAAAGCCGGTTTGTATCGGCCAAAAGCAAAAATGGTTTTTGTTGCAGCTACTGTGCAATGACGCTGATATCAATATGCAGCGCAGCAGCACGCCGGAGTTCGACGGTTGGCGCTGGGTGAGCTTCTGGTATCCGGTGCGCCAGGTGGTGTCGTTCAAACGCGACGTCTACCGCCGGGTGATGAAAGAATTCGCCGTGACCGTGATGCCGATGCAAGAGCAGGCGGCGCCGCGACAGGCCCCCGCTTATCGCCGAAAGAGAGGTTAA
- a CDS encoding prepilin-type N-terminal cleavage/methylation domain-containing protein, producing the protein MTANARAGRISRNGFSLPEVLVAALLFSVSLLGLLQYHQVLLQSFQRQWHYRQAWGLAHQQLEAFAVTGRLDAEPPPEGWRRETVLGDVESDCRRLTVRIQTPQRQWAMLSRWYCTRF; encoded by the coding sequence GTGACGGCTAACGCTCGGGCAGGGCGGATATCCCGCAACGGCTTCAGCCTGCCGGAAGTGTTGGTGGCGGCCTTGCTGTTCTCGGTGTCGCTGCTTGGCTTGTTACAGTATCATCAGGTGCTGCTGCAGTCGTTCCAGCGCCAGTGGCACTACCGGCAAGCTTGGGGACTGGCGCATCAGCAGTTGGAGGCGTTCGCCGTCACCGGCCGGCTCGATGCCGAACCGCCGCCGGAAGGCTGGCGTCGCGAGACCGTGCTCGGCGATGTGGAGAGTGATTGCCGCCGATTGACGGTCAGGATCCAAACGCCGCAGCGGCAGTGGGCAATGCTGAGCCGCTGGTATTGCACCCGCTTTTAA
- the lgt gene encoding prolipoprotein diacylglyceryl transferase has protein sequence MSNSYLAFPKFDPVIFSIGPVSLHWYGLMYLVGFVFAMWLAVRRANKPGSGWTKDEVENLLYAGFLGVFVGGRVGYVLFYNLPLFLDNPLYLFKVWDGGMSFHGGLMGVILVMFWFARRTKRTFFQVSDFIAPLIPFGLGAGRLGNFINGELWGRVTTDTPWAMLFPSSRSEDVALAAADPSLLPLLNQYGVLPRHPSQLYELLLEGVVLFVILNLFIRKPRPMGAVSGLFLIGYGAFRIIVEAFRQPDAQLGLFDGVISMGQILSIPMVVAGIIMMIWAYRRRPQQQLS, from the coding sequence ATGAGCAATAGCTATCTGGCGTTTCCTAAATTTGATCCGGTCATTTTCTCCATTGGCCCGGTTTCTCTGCATTGGTACGGCCTGATGTACCTGGTCGGCTTCGTTTTTGCCATGTGGCTGGCGGTGCGCCGTGCCAACAAGCCGGGCAGCGGCTGGACCAAAGACGAAGTGGAAAACTTGCTCTACGCCGGCTTCCTGGGCGTATTCGTCGGCGGCCGCGTAGGCTATGTGCTGTTCTACAACCTGCCGCTGTTCCTGGATAACCCGCTCTATCTGTTCAAGGTCTGGGATGGCGGCATGTCGTTCCACGGCGGCTTGATGGGGGTGATTCTGGTGATGTTCTGGTTCGCTCGCCGCACCAAACGCACCTTCTTCCAGGTTTCCGATTTTATCGCGCCATTGATTCCATTCGGCCTGGGCGCCGGCCGCCTCGGCAACTTCATCAACGGCGAGCTGTGGGGCCGCGTGACCACCGATACCCCTTGGGCGATGCTGTTCCCAAGTTCACGCAGCGAGGACGTGGCCCTTGCCGCCGCCGATCCTTCTTTGCTGCCGTTATTGAATCAGTACGGCGTACTGCCGCGTCACCCATCGCAGCTGTATGAACTGCTGCTGGAAGGCGTGGTGCTGTTTGTCATTCTGAACCTGTTTATCCGCAAGCCGCGGCCGATGGGCGCCGTATCAGGCCTGTTCCTGATCGGTTATGGCGCATTCCGTATCATCGTTGAAGCGTTCCGCCAGCCGGATGCCCAGCTCGGCCTGTTCGACGGCGTGATCAGCATGGGGCAGATCCTGTCCATCCCGATGGTGGTGGCCGGTATTATTATGATGATTTGGGCGTACCGTCGTCGCCCGCAGCAACAACTGTCGTGA
- a CDS encoding prepilin peptidase-dependent protein: MNDNTLSNIDDRQRGMTLIELLAAILIAAMLTGWGVGQWRYHQQALRLEHTAQQLLAFLLRLQADANWRNRTTLLWFNNGTPWCLGGGVPPTDCASAEGSVFSPPYRDVVLSGYSGKEIGFYGLRNTAQAGHLLLSNDAGSLRLVLSARGRLRLCSEGPRVRGMALC, encoded by the coding sequence ATGAACGACAATACTCTCTCGAACATCGATGACCGCCAGCGTGGCATGACGCTGATTGAGCTGTTGGCGGCGATATTGATCGCCGCCATGCTCACTGGCTGGGGCGTCGGGCAATGGCGCTATCATCAGCAAGCGCTGCGGTTGGAACACACGGCCCAACAGCTGCTGGCGTTTTTGCTGCGATTGCAGGCGGACGCCAACTGGCGTAACCGCACGACGCTGCTGTGGTTCAACAACGGCACGCCCTGGTGCCTGGGTGGTGGCGTGCCGCCGACGGATTGCGCTTCCGCCGAAGGCTCCGTTTTCTCGCCGCCTTATCGCGACGTTGTGCTGAGCGGCTACTCCGGCAAAGAGATTGGGTTTTACGGTTTGCGCAATACTGCGCAGGCAGGGCACCTCCTTCTCAGCAACGACGCAGGCAGCCTGCGGTTGGTGCTCTCCGCCCGTGGGCGGCTGCGTTTGTGCAGCGAAGGGCCGCGGGTCAGGGGCATGGCGCTATGCTGA